The Zerene cesonia ecotype Mississippi chromosome 11, Zerene_cesonia_1.1, whole genome shotgun sequence sequence aaaatctatacgAGGAGATtgctgttatattaattataagtgaCATTATGGTCTAAGAGCCCGTGAGGGCCAGACCTtagttaaagtataaaatctaaaagtttCTCTGTGTATGCCCACTATACAGGTAAGAACGATCCCAGGCTATGAAACTTGGGTCGCGGTGGCTTTGGCAGGTAACAGGTAGTAAAGATGTGTAAAATTGTGTCTCAAATTTACTATAGTATAAAGCTcagttttcatatattttactagtgATAATCTTAGAAATCCCCTCGTACACAGCCAGACACTTAGTACAGTTGCAACCCCCTGCCAGACACCCTTAAAGTAGgggtaattttaattgtactttagttatagtataaaaccTGAAGCTTATATATGTTACTTGGAGGACTATAAAATGATGTTTCCTCAGTAGCCAGGCAGTTTCGATAGTTCCCCTATATTGCCAGACACATTAAAGATCTATTATAGGTGCGAGCGCGAGGGGTATATGCGTAAGCGAGTGCGAGTGAGATAGTGCGTTCGGTCCACGGCGATCTTTTGCTGCCCATCAGCTGTCTTTTATTCTGTATTCTAtggtaaacaattttttagatttatcaagatcatttattatttaaaattattatagactaaaaattaactttttaaaaaattatttagttaaattttacgCGAATAAATCTTCAAATCAACAActcaaaaatgtaataaattacgtttcaGAGTTTTGTAAGCTTCATNNNNNNNNNNNNNNNNNNNNNNNNNNNNNNNNNNNNNNNNNNNNNNNNNNNNNNNNNNNNNNNNNNNNNNNNNNNNNNNNNNNNNNNNNNNNNNNNNNNNNNNNNNNNNNNNNNNNNNNNNNNNNNNNNNNNNNNNNNNNNNNNNNNNNNNNNNNNNNNNNNNNNNNNNNNNNNNNNNNNNNNNNNNNNNNNNNNNNNNNNNNNNNNNNNNNNNNNNNNNNNNNNNNNNNNNNNNNNNNNNNNNNNNNNNNNNNNNNNNNNNNNNNNNNNNNNNNNNNNNNNNNNNNNNNNNNNNNNNNNNNNNNNNNNNNNNNNNNNNNNNNNNNNNNNNNNNNNNNNNNNNNNNNNNNNNNNNNNNNNNNNNNNNNNNNNNNNNNNNNNNNNNNNNNNNNNNNNNNNNNNNNNNNNNNNNNNNNNNNNNNNNNNNNNNNNNNNNNNNNNNNNNNNNNNNNNNNNNNNNNNNNNNNNNNNNNNNNNNNNNNNNNNNNNNNNNNNNNNNNNNNNNNNNNNNNNNNNNNNNNNNNNNNNNNNNNNNNNNNNNNNNNNNNNNNNNNNNNNNNNNNNNNNNNNNNNNNNNNNNNNNNNNNNNNNNNNNNNNNNNNNNNNNNNNNNNNNNNNNNNNNNNNNNNNNNNNNNNNNNNNNNNNNNNNNNNNNNNNNNNNNNNNNNNNNNNNNNNNNNNNNNNNNNNNNNNNNNNNNNNNNNNNNNNNNNNNNNNNNNNNNNNNNNNNNNNNNNNNNNNNNNNNNNNNNNNNNNNNNNNNNNNNNNNNNNNNNNNNNNNNNNNNNNNNNNNNNNNNNNNNNNNNNNNNNNNNNNNNNNNNNNNNNNNNNNNNNNNNNNNNNNNNNNNNNNNNNNNNNNNNNNNNNNNNNNNNNNNNNNNNNNNNNNNNNNNNNNNNNNNNNNNNNNNNNNNNNNNNNNNNNNNNNNNNNNNNNNNNNNNNNNNNNNNNNNNNNNNNNNNNNNNNNNNNNNNNNNNNNNNNNNNNNNNNNNNNNNNNNNTATAAATCTTTGAATAATGTTAAAGACGTTTTCTTGTTcatctttattttcaattaattcagCAAAAGATCGCCGTGGTCCGAACGCACTATCTCACTCGCACTCGCTTACGCATATACCCCTCGCGCTCGCACCTATAATAGACCTTTAATGTGTCTGGCAATATAGGGGAACTATCGAAACTGCCTGGCTACTGAGGAAACATCATTTTATAGTCCTCCAAGTAACATATATAAGCTTCAggttttatactataactaaagtacaattaaaattacccCTACTTTAAGGGTGTCTGGCAGGGGGTTGCAACTGTACTAAGTGTCTGGCTGTGTACGAGGGGATTTCTAAGATTatcactaataaaatatatgaaaactgAGCTTTATACTATAGTAAATTTGAGACACAATTTTACACATCTTTACTACCTGTTACCTGCCAAAGCCACCGCGACCCAAGTTTCATAGCCTGGGATCGTTCTTACCTGTATAGTGGGCATACACAGAGaaacttttagattttatactttaactaAGGTCTGGCCCTCACGGGCTCTTGctctattatatttacatactacataaatattataaatatttatatacacaattttCAAAACTACCCTCCTATCAAAATTATTCCGATGCACTATAGGTATAATTATACCGTATATAGTTCACACTATGTATAAcatgataatgaaaaatagaatttCCATTCTAACATACACATCGAATTTCTGTTAAGTTTTAGAATCCAAAATGACTTCCTTCCGCTATTCTCTAAATTACCCAAGCAGAACCCTAAATAAGTCCATAAACCACCTCTAATACCTTccttaaaaacaacaattcaCAATGTATCTTATAcagataaacataaaaaaatcagcaCAGCATGCAATGTCGTATAACATAAAACCGATGGtaggattttattttagatttcagGCGATACGCACAGCCCTACCACGTACCACATACAATGTCTAAGCACACGTCTGGAGATAACAGCCGATAAGCATCGCGATAGCGAGCACGCGGGCAGCGAATGTAACCAAATATTTCAGCCCCAAGGTCGTGTAAAGTTGCGGATTAACGCGTACTTCTGATATGTCTGCCAGACTATCTGGTGCAATCGTTTTAATGCGTCACAGACTATATAAGcgagtataattaaatattaattaataatcaatacaTTTCCATTACTGTGGCgtgatcacgggtggccgagaggctaggcgttgctacggtttggcaaaaaacgggggttcgattcccgtctcgtgaacaaattttttctattctttcaaaatttctcaatacaTTTCCAGTTTAATACAACATATTCGTATATATGTCTGGTTGTTTTCAAAACGGGGGATTCTAAAAACTTTGCAAGaaaatcaaaatgtttaaagacaaaaatttaaatggtacAAAACTATTTTGAAAAACCATATCGGCAGTcagaagttatttattatcaacacTTATCCTatctcaatatatttaaagcaagagcttttttatgacaaaagttttattcaaaaattaattatttttcacagaGAACAATTAAATACTGATAAAACTTAGCACACTCAAGCAAGTAACCCCTCATctgtgataaattttatttacctcattataaaatcattatagaaggttaatcaaatatatatattttttaacatttcactTAAAGAAACCTAtcgaaaatatatacaaaaacttaaatcCGAGATTTAACAGTTCATCGTTTCATgactaaacaatattttcgttATCATTAAGTTtaatacgaaaatataaatgttgacGAACATAAGGAAAATTGGTTTATATCAGCAGatcaagataatttttaaagtatcaCCATGTATCATACAATtccatattattatcattgcaTAATGCCAGTACGTGCACAAAACAGTTTTCAAGTCCAGTGAGAGATAAAATCAcgatttcagtttttttttttacattctcACAATGAATGATAGATGACTGCGTGATAGAATGCAAGGATCTACGACACTTCatcattatgataaaaaaaatgaaagttaGAGATATATTCATGTCATCTGTGGTTGTCTTAGATCGAGATTGTTAGATCAGATAGGTATTTTTGGTTCTTACTTGGAAGGTGGGGTTTAATatctacaaatataaatattatgtcgCGCCCAAcccattaaattttatctctCATTACGTCTTTATTATTCATCAACCACTGCACTTTCTTGAATAGATTCAATTTTCTGTCAATTACCCAAAAAGTATNNNNNNNNNNNNNNNNNNNNNNNNNNNNNNNNNNNNNNNNNNNNNNNNNNNNNNNNNNNNNNNNNNNNNNNNNNNNNNNNNNNNNNNNNNNNNNNNNNNNNNNNNNNNNNNNNNNNNNNNNNNNNNNNNNNNNNNNNNNNNNNNNNNNNNNNNNNNNNNNNNNNNNNNNNNNNNNNNNNNNNNNNNNNNNNNNNNNNNNNNNNNNNNNNNNNNNNNNNNNNNNNNNNNNNNNNNNNNNNNNNNNNNNNNNNNNNNNNNNNNNNNNNNNNNNNNNNNNNNNNNNNNNNNNNNNNNNNNNNNNNNNNNNNNNNNNNNNNNNNNNNNNNNNNNNNNNNNNNNNNNNNNNNNNNNNNNNNNNNNNNNNNNNNNNNNNNNNNNNNNNNNNNNNNNNNNNNNNNNNNNNNNNNNNNNNNNNNNNNNNNNNNNNNNNNNNNNNNNNNNNNNNNNNNNNNNNNNNNNNNNNNNNNNNNNNNNNNNNNNNNNNNNNNNNNNNNNNNNNNNNNNNNNNNNNNNNNNNNNNNNNNNNNNNNNNNNNNNNNNNNNNNNNNNNNNNNNNNNNNNNNNNNNNNNNNNNNNNNNNNNNNNNNNNNNNNNNNNNNNNNNNNNNNNNNNNNNNNNNNNNNNNNNNNNNNNNNNNNNNNNNNNNNNNNNNNNNNNNNNNNNNNNNNNNNNNNNNNNNNNNNNNNNNNNNNNNNNNNNNNNNNNNNNNNNNNNNNNNNNNNNNNNNNNNNNNNNNNNNNNNNNNNNNNNNNNNNNNNNNNNNNNNNNNNNNNNNNNNNNNNNNNNNNNNNNNNNNNNNNNNNNNNNNNNNNNNNNNNNNNNNNNNNNNNNNNNNNNNNNNNNNNNNNNNNNNNNNNNNNNNNNNNNNNNNNNNNNNNNNNNNNNNNNNNNNNNNNNNNNNNNNNNNNNNNNNNNNNNNNNNNNNNNNNNNNNNNNNNNNNNNNNNNNNNNNNNNNNNNNNNNNNNNNNNNNNNNNNNNNNNNNNNNNNNNNNNNNNNNNGGGGGGGGTCACCTTAATGTGACATTATGTTACAAGGGGCAGGGGGGATCAAAAGCCTTGTGACGtctataaatctaataaaatacgaGAACACGAAATTTATAtgtgaacaaaaaaatttaaacagataattcttaatctatgtatatttattaataatttcgcACTCTCGCTATAAGATTATCTCTTCCATAACAACATTTGATTCCTAGAGCCATGTTATAATGCAAGTGAGACACTTAANNNNNNNNNNNNNNNNNNNNNNNNNNNNNNNNNAAAATGAAAATAACGGTTttcttttgattatttttaaatacatgcataagtttgaaaaatgtgtgacgtcacattaGGGGAGACGGGGTTCTAAAAATGTGACAACCTGTGACAAGGAGGGAGGGAGGGGTcgaaaatttctaaaattcatGTATAAATCCACTTTTTGTATAATCTAAAGTAAATTCTAACAcaggaaaaaacaaaaaaaaaaaaaaacaaaaaatctgatgacataaatatagaaataataattacattatacagAGGTGGCGCAGCTAACTGTGAGGCAAGTTCTTGAAGTCTCGCCCTCGACGCCTCCTCCTCCGGACTGAGAGCTGCGCCAACACGACCCACCACTTCTTGACGTGCGATAatctgaaaattaataataatattttatatttatgtaataataatttcgcCCAATAAACGTCCAACGGACAAACGGACGATAGAACTATTGATACTTAGTTAAACCTATGTCCATTTACCAGCTTATTGATAACCGACGCACttaaaaacgaaggaggttttcAATGTgactgcattttttaaattttattctgatGTTCGATAATTCTGAGGGGTTTCAGGCgagttttttttgtgtttcatatcaaattgttattatttgatcCCATTTTAGAAATTGGTCCCTGGGGACGTCGATGATCTTTTTGTATGAgggaatgttttattttgtcccttataataaataaccataTCATTATGGCACATTCAGTAATGATAAAAGCTTCCTTAAATTATACTTGTAACAAGGTATGTCTAAGCGAGTGCAGCCTGGCGGCGAGCTGCGCGAGCGTGGCGGCGGAGGCGGCGCGCCGCGTGCGCAGCTCGCTCAGCGTGTCCGACGCTTTGCGCAAGTAGCTCGCTTGCAGCTGCGATTCCGCCGTTTGGCATTGTGCGCGGAACTTTATCTGCAATTATTGTGTacatataaagaaacaaaatttaattctatttttaaatattggcACCCTTTTTGCGAGATGTCAACGTTTtcagtttgttataaaatgatCAAAACCAAACTTAAGTCATCAATGATTTGTAGAAGTATAAACTTTAATTGTCGTTCCTTTGTTTACAGTAGTAATTAATAAGAGATGTAGTAAGAACCTATTGTATGAGCTTTTTGtgcatttaaacataaattctcCTTGCACtcatattgaatttgaatttgcgACAATTACCTCGGAAAATCCAACGATTGGTACAGGAATGTAATTTTGTGGATCGGGATTATCAGCTTGGGCTTGTTTCCAAAGTCTCATATCCATGCCTGAAAAAAATAGAAACTTAACACATTGACATGAAGTGTTCAATCACGTCAGATACAATAACTAACAATGCTTAGATTATCATTGCATTCTGCATTTCACATCTTTTCAAGATAAATCgcattttgataaaaacaatgtgGAGGGCCGATCTGCATATATTGGTCCAACAACAACGGCGTGGGACGCGTGAAAAGGTTACACTCCACGGccctatacatacataaatagacGAACTTACTCCCTCTCTCTTATTTCTGCGCTTGGTATAACCAAGCTGAATCGTGTGTTCCGAAAGTGCATCATCTGTGGCGTGGGGCGCATGAAACAGCGAGCTCCGGGTCACACACAATGCAACTCTCCCATCTCTGAAGCGTGCCGTACCTGGCGGAGGCGCCTGCAGGTACTGGTCCAACATCTGCGGCGTGGGGCGCGTGACGGGCGTGACGGCGGCGCAGCCCGCGCCGGTGagcgcgccgcgcgccgcgcccgcgttCAGGAACGCGCTCAGCTCCGACGCGCCGATGTGCGACCCGCCCGCGCCCTTGTCCACTACGTACACCACCACCTGACGAAGTCAAcggaataatataatagaaacatttattctatGACAGcctagaaatattatatatatattagattgcAAGTATGTTGCCAACTTTATCGATATATTAAAAGAGggttaagttttattttacatttgtttttgttatgataaataaacataaaaaagtccctaaaacaaatgatttatAGAGAAAGAGATAAAATAGTTCACTAGGAAGTTTCAACCGCGAACGAATCCGCGAACATAAGCGTATGTGTTAATATAGCGTATATGCTACATCACTGCCAAGTATCACCAAATTCCGTTAAGTGGTTTTTGCTTGGTAAGAAACGTACTGTGGTATATATAATGGTAGTCACGGGACTATTACATACATGGAGACTATATATACAGAGGACACGGGTCCCCTAGTGGAGTAtgaggaaaaatatatatctgtttCACTAGTCGACTATCTTTATGAACAAGTAGATGATCAGCCCTCTGTGTCCTGCCTTTATTTATGAGTCCCTATCCGCGAGTTCCCGCTCACCCGTTAACCACTACACCAAGGAGGCGACCAAGGAGGATGAAAATGTACCTGGCATTTTTTATCGGAAACAGCTTTTACAGATTCAATGTTCACAGCTAAATTTGGTTTGTTCCCCAGAAGACCAGACAGAGAAGTTATAAATCCTTGCTGATTATTTctgaaaatagaaaacattatataaactttataaaaattaatgaataattattgtattgatttgtattttaaataactttatcttaataaatggatttttattatttacttaaatcatacaattatagaagttacattaaaattcaatacataCTTAATTTCTTGTTCAGGCTTTGAAAATATCATAGCAACATGTCCATCCTTATCTTCCTTCCCACCAAGTCTAGAATAGCCTACAGCCTTAAAGCGACACAGTGGgttttgttcatttaattCCAATGGTGGAGCATTACGGCTGTAGTAGGCTTGACCTaagtagaaaattataatcttcATTATTTCAGACAAAAACATTTGGTGCAAACAAATTATGCAATAAAAGCaacatattcaataaaagcaataaaggAAACCACTGGGAAGGGTGATGAAAAGCCCAGTGTGTGCAAACCCAATTTGTGCTGAAGTTTGATTAAcacacacattaaaaaaaattgttaattcattctgattttattatagctattacatataaagcaatttattcTCACCAGTTCCCCATTGTGCTTGTAAAAGATTCCATTTTGCCAACACTTGATCTCTTTCATCTCCAAAAACATTGCAATTGAACACAGCCGCAACAAGAGCTTCATGTGCATTTGTCGGGCCTTGTGGTTGTTGCTGCTGTTGCTGCTGctggtaattaatattataatttaattttcataaatcattGTAAGATATTGTACATAccataattgtttttgtcataaacaatacataatatgacaAAAGTAAAGTATGTATATCAGGActcattgtttttaaacatttaaaaatgtatgttaatatattacccaataaattgacattttgTGTATAACTTTAATACTTCTAACATTAatagcttaaataaaataattgtgcaAGTATTTTGGCATCATTTTCAATCATTGCAATAAGTTTTGCTAAATTGTAAAGTTCTGAAATAATTTCTAAcctgttgttgttgttgctgACCAAAAGCAGGTGTTGTTCCAAGACCAGTACCAAATCCACCAAAACCTGTTGTGGCGGGTTTACCAAATGTAGAACCAAATGATGATCCAGTGCCAAATGAAGATGTTCCAAATGTAGGAGCTGTACTACCAAATGTTGATGTATTTGTCCCAAAACCAGAAGTGGTACCAAATGTGCCTGCACCAAATGTACCAGTTCCAAATCCTGCAAagtaataatcatataaatataagattattttgttaacatGTCTATCTATGCTTTATCCATGCTTACAATCTTCATTTGTGAAGGAAAACAGAGGAAGTAATGTAGCAATGATCCTACTAAAAtcataattgcgaaagtttgtaaggatgtgcgtgtgtgtgtttgtttgttactctttcacgcgaaaactactgaaccgattgcaatgaaatttgttacgtagatagctggacaactggaataacatagacaattttttatcccgatattcctacgggatacagacttacgcgggtgaaaccgcggggctcaGCTACAAAAAACGTAATTTTCGTATTATAAGACGCAAAAGTCATAAGTTGTTGTGTAAGTGTAAGGTATTCTTCTTTCTTAATaaccattaattttatattagcatAGATTACTTTACTAGTAATAGGTTTCTTctcattataaaatcataatgaaATTACCTGTGGTTGGTTTAGCTGCAGTAGAACCAAAACCTGTTCCACCGAACAGTGATGATGTTGTTGATGCAGGTGTAGTACCAATACCACCAAATGGAGTTGctgcaaaaaaaaacctgAATCAAGAGCATTCGCAGTAAATGGGCTGCGCATAATTTTGGTATAGACTAGCTTCCAAACTGTCTAGGCATCTGCACAACACACACAGGTACAGTGTGGACTTTagaaacaaattacaattttgatCTTTTGGATTTccttaaaattgaaatttagaaaatttgattttgaagttcattaatttaatttttatttattgtataatatattcctGGTATGTTTGCTTTTTCCACATATTTTTTCTAGATTTCCACAACttattgtttcataatttatgttcAGGCCTTTTAACATAATCCCCAAAGTAAGAGTTTGAAgatgcttttatttaaataaataaatattactatatttaattttttatacactttCTGGTTAAAGATATGctaaataactaataagtaaatctatatattttttacaaatttctggcattataaagtatttcatatttaattcagtATGATACCATGCAATttccttattataaattaaaaatgcttgtaattaaacattaaaaaaagaaggtAAAATTTTTCTTGTCAAAATGAGAAGTATGTgtagtaatgttataaaaagatACAGTTTAATAAGCATATATCATACCAGTATTCGTAGTGCCAAAGCTACCAAATCCTGATGATGTTGTGCTGGTTCCGAAACCCCCAAATCCAGCAGTGCTTGTTGTAGCAGTATTTGTACTTCCAAAGGAGAAGGATGCTGcaagaataattatataatatactaaataaactCCTATGAACTTTTtgctaaaaacaaataaattatatttattcaaaaatgtcaTACACATAATCAAacataagtatatatgtataaattctcATGGACTGGAATATGTCCTCGATTTTCCATGTCGTAGTCAAAGGCAAtactatgtatgttttatgtcaaaacaatttattataagaaagtaaattttattcaaacaccATCAAATACATAACTTATGGATAACTGAATTTAAcacatacttattaatattaaaattgcggCACTTACGTTTAGCTGCCGATCCAAATGGTGCGGCTTGCGAAGTTGTAGCAGACCCAAACGaaaaagacattttttaaatacaggtACGTTAAATATTCAAAGGTATGTTCAGTACTTTTTTCAAAGGctatatttaacagtttttctacaataatcgattaaatatattttacatttagtaATTTACAATCATCTATTGTTcgtgaattattatttctaaaaattagCAAACAGTAAATACACAGGTGTCAGATAaccacaattttaaaaatttttaattgacatttGTCAAGAAATACACACATATGACATAGTAACAAATAATCTCacaacttataaattattttaaataggtaaTGGTTCGATAATAATCGTATTTAATATGCTTCTGTCAACCTAACACAGCAAATAttggtaaattatattaatacaatcaaAACGAAATagttagtaattttaatagtaagtaattaaaacaCTAGTCAACAGCTACCTAGCTAAAATTGGTACCTTTTTCctttctatgtattaaaaaaataaaaaagtaaatattacaaatagcAATACTCAATACGAATGTCTTCTGTTTATCTGTCATTTGCAATTTCACATTGAGGTTTCAGGTTTTTGTCACttgtaatttttctaaatGCGCTTTTCGTTTAATCTCAAAAGACTCAGTAATAatctataaaagttttaaattctgCTAAGCAAAATGTCGGATTGGGATACAGTAACTATTCTCCGCAAAAAGCCACCGAAGGCATCTGCTTTAAAGACTGAACAAGCTGTAAATGCAGCACGCCGTCAAGGAATTCCTGTAGAAACTCAACAAAAATATGGTGCAGGTACGAATAAACAACATGGcactacaaaaaatacagcaaAACTAGACAGAGAAACTGAAGAATTGCGTCATGATAAAATTCCTTTGGATCTTGGCAAATTGATAATGCAAGGACGACAAGCAAAAGGTATGAGTCAAAAAGATTTAGCTACAAAAATTTGCGAAAAACCACAAATTGTTAATGACTACGAAGCCGGCCGCGGGATTCCTAACAATATTGTACTTGGTAAAATTGAACGAGCAATTGGAATAAAACTTCGTGGAAAAGAACGAGGCCAACCACTACAGCCTCCTGGAGTAAAAAAATAGCGGGATCTCTGGGAGGTGAAGACCTGAACTCCGAATACTTAATTGCATAATTTTCTCATATTTGTGCTgttgaatgttataaaatgtgtatagttcataaagttgtaaaaaatgatgtaagcatttattattttgattctGGAATATTCTTTAAACTTCATGTGTTACCATCGTGAATATGTTTTGGAAATCTAGCGAGAGATtgcaaaatgttaatatattatgcaatacgtaataaaactctttattattttcctgtttttaatttcctatAAAGTGGAACGTTTAGTGtgcttctattttaaaataaataaaattgcacaatagaTCGTAAACAGTACGTAATTAGGTCAACTTGTCAACTTCAAAATACGGCACAGTTCACACTCCCAGTCTCCACAGACAATAGACACACAGATATGAAATGACGCGTAGTCTAGTTTTGGCGCTGCAGTCGCCTGTGTTTATGCTTGAgcttgacatttttttttgttatggcCATTTTTATGAGATATCTTCAAAGAGAAGTATACACTAAATAGATACAATGAATGAACATGAAAATCTCTCTGAAACGGAAGAAGAAATCTATGTTTATGTTGAATTTGATGAAAGCGTCAGTATTGAAAAGTATGGAAATTTGCATGTCTTAGGAATTGATACTAAAAATCCAATAATACAATTAGATGAAACCTTTTGCTCTGGTAAGATTCTAAACtctaatttatctataaatataaaagattcaTACAGTAAATAAACTTGCAATTAATGTTTAAGGTAATTTTGAGAATCCATTGGGCACTTACATGTTTTTTGAAGATGACCCATCAGCACATACTGATGATCCTTTATTTGATAAGTTACCAGACAAGAATTTGAAATATCTCTTAAAGActcgaaaatttattaaagctgaacatgtatatgtaaaacaaaagGATGGTATTGGTAAGTACCCAACTTCCTTCTGGTAACTACCTTCTGCTCTaatgtacttaaaataatgtattttgaatCATTATTCAATGATGattcgaatttcaaatatgAGTACTAAACAAAACatgatttattcttaaaaatggaattttgttattatatattaggaaCGGCCTAACAGACTTTAAAAGGCTAAGGAAAGGCTACCCAAGTCAagcacatatttattaaaaaaataaatatgttaatgaaTTATATCACTTCTTACCACTAACATCACTACACTTTTGTCTTCAACAGAGAAAGAATATCAAGAACGTAATGTGGAACCTGATATTAAACCAATTACATTCACATCCATCACAGAAGccattgaaaaatttaaaaaggaatggattaattCTGGAACATCTACTTCAGaaaccaaataataaattgcttgTGATATGATACTGGTTAGACTTAGATAACTAAATTTGGACTTGGTATAAAGagatcatttaaatttacttttagatTTACGGATCCAACATGTTATGGTTACTAGATGTGGAATTAAATGAGATATTAATAGTTGTAATCATGTTGCAATatgaaaattcatataataataaaacaccaTTGGCCATTTATTACTAAGTATTATATGAGagtctaaattaatatttaaaatctttgcTATAGTCATGAATTTTaagttatgttataaatttgtaaatagtgtacataatattttcttgtgtttgtgtaaataaattttctacatcccaatttatatttttatgtgtttatacCTATAATgtaaggatttatttattacactactatccttaaaatattataaatgcaaaagtaactctgtgTTGCTTCATGCCTATATGAGTAAGATATATGTTGGtcagaataaattaatgttggGGTCATGAT is a genomic window containing:
- the LOC119830286 gene encoding probable nucleoporin Nup54 isoform X2, giving the protein MSFSFGSATTSQAAPFGSAAKPSFSFGSTNTATTSTAGFGGFGTSTTSSGFGSFGTTNTATPFGGIGTTPASTTSSLFGGTGFGSTAAKPTTGFGTGTFGAGTFGTTSGFGTNTSTFGSTAPTFGTSSFGTGSSFGSTFGKPATTGFGGFGTGLGTTPAFGQQQQQQQQQQQQPQGPTNAHEALVAAVFNCNVFGDERDQVLAKWNLLQAQWGTGQAYYSRNAPPLELNEQNPLCRFKAVGYSRLGGKEDKDGHVAMIFSKPEQEIKNNQQGFITSLSGLLGNKPNLAVNIESVKAVSDKKCQVVVYVVDKGAGGSHIGASELSAFLNAGAARGALTGAGCAAVTPVTRPTPQMLDQYLQAPPPGMDMRLWKQAQADNPDPQNYIPVPIVGFSEIKFRAQCQTAESQLQASYLRKASDTLSELRTRRAASAATLAQLAARLHSLRHTLLQIIARQEVVGRVGAALSPEEEASRARLQELASQLAAPPLYNGRLNELLCAVRLQRSASAGAPHERYHLDPGAQEDVKQFLSLQQRGMAHLMETAKKDLAALNTIAEGMAKLVRA
- the LOC119830286 gene encoding probable nucleoporin Nup54 isoform X1, yielding MSFSFGSATTSQAAPFGSAAKPSFSFGSTNTATTSTAGFGGFGTSTTSSGFGSFGTTNTATPFGGIGTTPASTTSSLFGGTGFGSTAAKPTTGFGTGTFGAGTFGTTSGFGTNTSTFGSTAPTFGTSSFGTGSSFGSTFGKPATTGFGGFGTGLGTTPAFGQQQQQQQQQQQQQPQGPTNAHEALVAAVFNCNVFGDERDQVLAKWNLLQAQWGTGQAYYSRNAPPLELNEQNPLCRFKAVGYSRLGGKEDKDGHVAMIFSKPEQEIKNNQQGFITSLSGLLGNKPNLAVNIESVKAVSDKKCQVVVYVVDKGAGGSHIGASELSAFLNAGAARGALTGAGCAAVTPVTRPTPQMLDQYLQAPPPGMDMRLWKQAQADNPDPQNYIPVPIVGFSEIKFRAQCQTAESQLQASYLRKASDTLSELRTRRAASAATLAQLAARLHSLRHTLLQIIARQEVVGRVGAALSPEEEASRARLQELASQLAAPPLYNGRLNELLCAVRLQRSASAGAPHERYHLDPGAQEDVKQFLSLQQRGMAHLMETAKKDLAALNTIAEGMAKLVRA
- the LOC119830062 gene encoding endothelial differentiation-related factor 1 homolog, which gives rise to MSDWDTVTILRKKPPKASALKTEQAVNAARRQGIPVETQQKYGAGTNKQHGTTKNTAKLDRETEELRHDKIPLDLGKLIMQGRQAKGMSQKDLATKICEKPQIVNDYEAGRGIPNNIVLGKIERAIGIKLRGKERGQPLQPPGVKK
- the LOC119830061 gene encoding general transcription factor 3C polypeptide 6, with amino-acid sequence MNEHENLSETEEEIYVYVEFDESVSIEKYGNLHVLGIDTKNPIIQLDETFCSGNFENPLGTYMFFEDDPSAHTDDPLFDKLPDKNLKYLLKTRKFIKAEHVYVKQKDGIEKEYQERNVEPDIKPITFTSITEAIEKFKKEWINSGTSTSETK